Genomic DNA from Sphingomonas hankookensis:
GCCGCCGCCCGATCGATCGCTAGGCGTTCGAGTTCGGCCAGCGGCACGTCGATCGCCGTCCGTGCGACGTCCAGTTCGGCGAGCGCCACCTGCGCGCCCAGCCAGCGCTCGCTGCCCTCCGCGGTGCCCGCGGCGGCATTGACGGTCTTCCCTACCCGGGCCGCCGCCGCATCGAAGGCGCTTTTCGCGCCGGTGACCTCGCGGGTCAGCGTCGCGATCTTGGCGTCGAGCGCGGCGTCGGGCGTCGCCACCGGGACCGGGCGAACCGGTTCGGCCAGGCTGATCTTTTCGATCGGGCGCGGCAGCAGCGAGGGATAATCCCCCGCCGGCGCGGCGCAGGCCGACAACAGGGCGGCGGGCAGGACGAGCGGGATCGCGGAGCGGGTCATGGCCCACCGATACCCATGCAAAAAAATTGACACAACGGGGTTGCCAGCCGGGGAGGTGGCCTGTAGCAGGCGACCTCCACCGGGCACCCGTAGCTCAGCTGGATAGAGCATCAGACTACGAATCTGAGGGTCGGACGTTCGAATCGTTCCGGGTGCGCCATGGAAAACCCCGCCATGTCATGCGACTTGGCGGGGTTTTCTTTGTCCGGACGGCATGACGTTCGGCGGCATGAAATTTCCCTGCCGAACCGACTTGCCAGACCGGAAAAGCCTCTCTAACAGGCGGCCTCCACCGGGCACCCGTAGCTCAGCTGGATAGAGCATCAGACTACGAATCTGAGGGTCGGACGTTCGAATCGTTCCGGGTGCGCCATGGAAAACCCCGCCAGGTCATGCGACTTGGCGGGGTTTTCTTTGTCGGCTTATCGTTGGTAGGCGTAGGGGCCGACGACCGTACCCGTGAACCCTCCCGCCATGCGCGTGCTGAGGAAGCGGATATCGACATCCTTGACCAGCGTAGTGCGCTTGCCACCGATTGCATAATCGACCGCCATCGTCCCGCGATCCGCGCGCAGCGTCAGCGTGACGGGACCCGTGCCGGTAAGCGGTGCGCTCGCCACCAGCTGCTCGGTGCCCTTGGCGCGGGTGTAGAGCGCGATCACCGGCTTGCCGGCGAGGCGGGTAATGCCGAAGAACAGATAGCTTTCGTCGCTCTGCATCGCGACCAGCCCGGCGCGGTCGCCGTCCCGACGCGGCGAGAAGCGGACGGTCGTCGCCATCGTCGCGATATGATGCTGCTGACGCCGTCCGACAAAGCCGGGCACGCCATTCTGGTCGCCGATCGCCGCACCGCCATCGATCAGCAGGTCGCCGCCGGCAAGGCGATAGACGGGGGCCTTGGGCGTGCGGACGCCGATCCACTGCATCGCGAGCTTCGAACCATCGAACTCGTCGACATAGCCGAAATCGCCGCTGGTCGGCAGCTTCGGCGCAGGCTGGCTCGGCAGTTTGGGGCGATCGGCGACGAACGGTACGCGCTGTCCGGCAGGCAGGATCGTCGGCCAGCCATCCTTCCACGTTACCGGCAGCAGGAACGTCTCGCGCCCGATATTATAATAGTCGTCGCCATACGGTCGCACCGCGAGGAAGGTCGCCCACCAGTCGCCATTCTGCGTCTGCACCAGCTCCGCATGGCCCGCTGCCGAGATCGGGTCGGCGCGATCGTTCGGCAGGTCGCGCTGCGTCAGGATCGGATTGCCGCTCCACGGCACGAACGGCCCACGCAGTTCCTTCGACCGGAACACGACCTGCGAATGATTGACGCTCGTCCCGCCTTCGGCCGCGGTCAGATAATACCAGCCGTCCTTCCGGAAGATATGCGGTCCTTCGATCCACACCGGCTTCTTCGACAGGTCGACGCCGCCATTGATGAGTTGGGTCGATTCACCCACCATCTTGCCCGCGCGCCAGTCATATTCCTGGATCCAGATCGCACGGTGGCCGTCATAGCGCGGCGGTTCGTTCGGTGCGCGGTTGTTGACGATATAGGCTCGGTCGTTCTCCCAATAGATCGATGGGTCGATGCCCTCGAACGGCAGCCAAATCGGGTTCGACCACGGGCCCTTAGGGTCCTTGGCGGTGATGACGAAGTTGCCGCGACACTGGACGCAGGTGTTGACGATGTAAAAGGTGCCATCGTGGTAGCTGATGTCCGGTGCGAAGACCGCTTCGGACACCCGCCGCCCGCTGAAATCCAGCTGTTCGGGCCGGTCGATCGCGTTGGCGATCTGCGTCCAGTTCACCAGGTCGCGCGAATGGAAGATCGGCAGGCCTGGATAATGGGCGAAGGACGACAAAGCGAGATAATAGTCGTCGCCCACCCGGATCACCGACGGATCGGGATAATAGCCCGACAGGATCGGGTTGCGATACTGGTTCGGACCCGGCGTGGCGCGCTCGACGCTGCGGCCGTCATAGGTGAAGCGGCTGAACCGGGCTGGCTCGGCCATGGCGGTGCCGATGCTAGCGGTCAGCAGCAGGCCGGTCATCAGGGTGCGGAACATCGATCGCTCTTTCGTTGGCAGGAGTTCAGGCGCGGTCAAGGCGGAACAGCGCGGCGCCATGCGGCGGCACGTCGGCCTCGACCCGGTCGGCAACCGTCCCGATGTCCCGCCGGGCCCACAGGTCGCGCACCCGCACCGACTCGCGCAGGTCGAGCCAGCGCAGGTCGACGCCCGGCCGCGACGGCTTGTCGCCCGGATTGAACAGCGCGAGATAGGTCGACCCGGTTGGACTGCGTGCGGTCCAGGCGCGCATGCCGTCCTGGACATGCAGGGGGCGGTTGGCCGAACTGCTCTGGTTGACGGCGATGACCTCCGGATTGGTCAGCAGGTCGAGCGTGGCCGCGTCGAGATGGCGCAGGTCGCCGCCCATGATGAGCGGCGACCGGGCAATCGACCACAGCGTCATCAGCGTACGCTGTTCGGCCGGCGTGAACTTGGTGTCGCGCTGCCCTAGTGCCAGTCGGCCGAGCGGCAGCATGTCGGCATCGGGCCAGCCCCCGGGCCCCGCGAAACGCTGCCAATTCTCCAGGCGGACGAACTGCGCGTCGAGCAGTGGCCATTCGTCCCAGAAATCGTCGCTGATCCGCCACATCTGCGCATGCGCCCAGACATGGTCGGCACTGGCGAGCGGGGTTTCGCCCGGCGACAGGCTCAGCAGGATCGGGCGGCCGGAACGGCCGATCGCCTTTGCCGCCCCCTCGATCTCCGGCGCGTGCGAGTCATAGGGACGGCTCATATCGTCCATTTTGACCAGATCGACGCCCCAGTCGGCATATTGCGCGAACACGCTGTCGTAATAGGCCTGCGCAGCGGGATGGCGCATGTCGACGCCGTACATGTCGCTGTTCCACGAACAGATACTGGTTTGGTCGGCAATGTCCTGCGCGCGATACCGGGTGCCCAGGATCGGGAGGTTGCGCCGTACCGCTTCGCGCGGGATGCCGCGCATCAAATGGATGCCGAAT
This window encodes:
- a CDS encoding glycoside hydrolase family 43 protein, producing the protein MFRTLMTGLLLTASIGTAMAEPARFSRFTYDGRSVERATPGPNQYRNPILSGYYPDPSVIRVGDDYYLALSSFAHYPGLPIFHSRDLVNWTQIANAIDRPEQLDFSGRRVSEAVFAPDISYHDGTFYIVNTCVQCRGNFVITAKDPKGPWSNPIWLPFEGIDPSIYWENDRAYIVNNRAPNEPPRYDGHRAIWIQEYDWRAGKMVGESTQLINGGVDLSKKPVWIEGPHIFRKDGWYYLTAAEGGTSVNHSQVVFRSKELRGPFVPWSGNPILTQRDLPNDRADPISAAGHAELVQTQNGDWWATFLAVRPYGDDYYNIGRETFLLPVTWKDGWPTILPAGQRVPFVADRPKLPSQPAPKLPTSGDFGYVDEFDGSKLAMQWIGVRTPKAPVYRLAGGDLLIDGGAAIGDQNGVPGFVGRRQQHHIATMATTVRFSPRRDGDRAGLVAMQSDESYLFFGITRLAGKPVIALYTRAKGTEQLVASAPLTGTGPVTLTLRADRGTMAVDYAIGGKRTTLVKDVDIRFLSTRMAGGFTGTVVGPYAYQR
- a CDS encoding glycoside hydrolase family 27 protein — protein: MASDITRRSLLVGAATVPVLAGSVGATAAPREKPKLAQTPPMGWNSWNSFATTITEAQAMETATIMRDRLLPAGYSIFTIDIQWYEPGATGYAYRADAVPVLDAYGRLQPDPKRFPSAADGRGFRSIADRVHAMGLQFGIHLMRGIPREAVRRNLPILGTRYRAQDIADQTSICSWNSDMYGVDMRHPAAQAYYDSVFAQYADWGVDLVKMDDMSRPYDSHAPEIEGAAKAIGRSGRPILLSLSPGETPLASADHVWAHAQMWRISDDFWDEWPLLDAQFVRLENWQRFAGPGGWPDADMLPLGRLALGQRDTKFTPAEQRTLMTLWSIARSPLIMGGDLRHLDAATLDLLTNPEVIAVNQSSSANRPLHVQDGMRAWTARSPTGSTYLALFNPGDKPSRPGVDLRWLDLRESVRVRDLWARRDIGTVADRVEADVPPHGAALFRLDRA